The Hydra vulgaris chromosome 05, alternate assembly HydraT2T_AEP genome includes the window taacctcccagaaaatttttataagctttataaaaaacttaatgatgAATTGTTGCACATTAATATTCAAATTCAAATCCCCCCCCCCTTTCAAATTCGCAGATCAATAACTAAAATTAAGCTAAATAATCTAAAACAAAGAtcttctaatgaaaatattttcaactctTCTAAGTATGTGTATGAAGGTCCTCTTAAAAAAGtggaattaaaaatttcaagctaaaatttgaatcaaaaatttcaaaatagaaaaatataattctGAATCCTGGTAAATTGGTACTCTTTTTGAGGTGAATCCTCAAAAAGAGTAACTATTGTCTCCTTAAAATACCTGACTAGCTGACTATGTTCTTCAAAAAATcaactataacttgaaaatcaccttcttttttttttttgaggggagGTAGGAGGAAGGTGTCATACACCTGCACAGCTGCATCTGCCACCATacagcaaaaatgttttaacaaatatttgaaaagcctttttaaaattaatagacaAACAATTCCCTccctctaataaattatataaattatatatatatatataaaattttataattgagtAAGAACAGTTTTAGAAGGAGCAATAAACAGCTTAGGAGGAAAAGTTAGTTTCTCGCCAAAATGGTCAACTCATTTAAGTTTAGACACTGTTAACTTTTATATCAGTTAGGTTTGATATAGAATTCAATAGTGAAAAATGCTaacgcaattttttattacaattctttttttttttcatattttttctgaaaaattaaaaacttaaaatatgaaAGTGCACAAAAATTACTACTgtttatcaaaacaattaataagtaataaagttaatatagtataattattttatactatattattatacaatacatttttggattaaaaatcaaaatgaacaataatactttataaagataaaaaaaatttaaatttcgaAAACAtacacttaaataaaaacttaccaaTAAATAACTGACcaaaatgatttacaacacCAAATTCACCAGACTCTCCCATTGGACAACCTCCAAGTGGATGGCGTGTCAATGTTTCTGAACTTAACTGAGTTGACCATTTTGGTGAGAAACCAACATTTCCTCCTAAGCTATTTATTGCTTCTTCTAGACCTGTTCTTGCACTATAATAATACCTTTGATGGTGTTCATTATTCCATTTTAcataaactctttttatttctttatcatATGCTATTTCACCATCAGCTTCATCAGAGGTAATGCAAAACAAACCAAGTGTGTTATCAATTCCTTCCTTCCCTatgttctaaaaattaatttttaaataaatgaaactttatatCATAATTGTCtataatgtgtttaaaaaacatatttaatcaaaaaaaactattaataacttttactaaaaaaaccaagataataaaattgaaaattcctttttgaagaacaaaattttaaaataaaacttttaaaatgaattacTTTTAGCATTGCATGCCATTGCTGACCATGTGGAAAAGGTTCTGGTCTTTTAACAGCACCACATGACATTGCTGATCCAACAATATATGGTGGTAAAAATGCACTAGGTACTGTCAAGTCTTCTAACATAAAACCGCTTCGCTTTTTTCTTATGTCTATAAAACTAGTAACTGCTGGACCAGGAGGTTGTTGACAGCCTTTAGGAAGTTTTCCTTTTTTGTACATTCCAGTGCGCAGACCAGTAGCAAAAGAACTTTCTTTTTTACTGCAATAGCTAACcgcttaaaaaagttttgaaaaattcaaatatttcagaaaacaatatagtaaaaaaaaactttttcttctaaacaaaatttttgtttccaattctaaactttttttagttttcatatCTTTATTACCAATATCAAAGTAttcctattttaatttattttgaaacaaggTACTTACCCAATAATCCACCATTTCCATTGAATTTCTTTCCAAGTTGGTCAGATACTTCAAAACCTTGTAATTTGGACTGCATAAGAATTTGGGTTGAACCAAGGGATCCagcacacaaaaaaacaaaacttgattgAACAACTTTAGGCTGGTTGTTTTCTTTACCAGTAATAATATATTCAACTTGCCATTGATATGAAGTATAATCCTTTTGAATAGTTTGAACTTCAACCTAAAGAAAAtacttttactttgttttaaggagcaaaaaagttgaataaataaaaaaatttgcaaacaacAAAATTACATTAGTAAATATTTCTGCGCCATAATTGATTGCATCTTGTATATAATTTGTTACTAAGGTATTTTTTGCACCAGTGTTGCATCCAGCTAGACAATTTCCACAACCATTACATGCAGGTTGTGAATAACCAACATGATTGTGTGGTAAGtcagtaaaattaatatttaatggGGTTCTGTAAAATGTTTCATGAATATCTTCAACATCAATaatattgatactgttaattgTACCTCTCATCTGATTCATTCTCTTCAGAGGGGGGTAATCATCTGGATAAGGACATGGCCGTAGCATTTCTTGAGCATGGGTACGATCAGtactattaaaatttgttaaatcttCCCTAAAAAGTTGTGGCCAAACTGGatcataaaatacttttgatttgCAATCTAATGAAACACCTTCATCTGTTAGTGAACTTCCACCAAGACCACACGCAGTCATTACTGTGAtatcttttgttatattaaattgATACAAACTAGCAGGATGacctattaaaataaattatttgcatatatatatatatatgtatatatatatatatatatatatatatatatatatatatatatatatatatatatatatatatatatatatatatcaggggctattctagaccctTTTTGACAGCATCACCCAAATTCAgaaattgaggacctttttttttttaatggcaaataatttattttttttgagaaaaaaatacttacttAGGGCAAATTTCCTTTCGGAAATGCGCTGGCACAGAGGTAATTATTTTcctagaatatatatatatatatatatatatatatatatttttgcttttatatctttttaaatatatctgctatattaatattttaatattaatatagtagtaaattttttatttaaaataatattttaaataaaaaatgcttaaagttTTAGCTTAATGTgaatttgacgtcataaaattctctttatgttttatttcttaaaggaaataaacttaaacataaacttttttaaactactgcaatataataaatttgcaactaacaatgattttttgtttttaaaaggttagtgagtaacaaaaaaaaaacatattacaaatttttttaaaaagtttaatgaacacgtttacaaggaatttaatctttagcaaaaaaaactgtaaaaaagagtaatatataagcaaatttttttttgagaagaataaaattttgttattaaacaagatttagtaatacttttaattgaaataaattcaatttttttttttttaattttatctaaatttactTCATTTGTAAATAGAGcttatattgaaataattgtcattcaaacttaTATAACAAACTTTGATTCATAATCATCATTCAAACATTTAAGtagtttttataacataacGGTGAAAcaacactttatatatatatatatatatatatatatatatatatatatatatatatatatatatatatatatatatatatatatatgtgtatatatatatatatatatatatatatatatatatatatatatatatatatatatatatatatatatatatataaagtgttgTTTcaagagttgtttttttttttaaaaaaccaaagaGGTGCACGCTCCAGAGAAACAAAATcgcaaatagttttttttttttatatatatatatacaatttttaatttaaattaattcatttttaaaatatatattaaaagaaaaaatttataaaaattatacataacatttttttataaacaaaattaaaatgctcgctttgccatttttattttaactatcttatttagaatttaaatgaaacattttgttATGAAGGCACAAGAAGCGGTTGTAATGCAAAAACTCAATGATTTACACAAATCTTAGGTCATACTGGCAAAACTTTTGACATAACATCATTTATAGGTTTTTGGTGTAAGTGTTACAccaaacaaattctttatttatcaaGATTGAAATTTGTTTCTTACTAACATTTTTACACTTGATGTTGTTAGAAGGCtcagcaaaaaattaatttaagctTCTTGCAGAGGTAACCCTAagcaatttttgtttatgtagatTTTAATTGTAGTTGCTAAAACTAAAGCTAAATTATGCTGAAAACAGCAATTTTCCtccaagttttaaatttttaaaataaacttttaaaacagcgaatttctttaaagttttatttcattaacaaGTTACcatttctatctttttttttcctaataatattttaaaatgattagtttgcaataattttcaaaactatgaTATAACTTTGTATGTAATTTGGCAAACTTTAGCTGGAGAATCAGATTTTTGTTGACATTAAATTAGGAATTTCAATTTTATGAGCATTTAGAAATACTGCATATAAACGGGACCCTACAGGGCTGGTATTAAGCTTCATAACAAGGCCTCTATATACATAGGCGCTGGAACATAGGGTGCAGGATGGGCAACTGCTCACCCAACATTTCTGCACCAGAGGCAAAGAATAtctttgcccccccccccctaaatGTCACTATCCGCAACTCAAAACAGCAATAATTTTATGCACTCCgaagaaaaataacttttgcattcaaaagaatgcaaaagttctttttttttgaaagaacttttgcattcaataagaaaatattttaacttattgatatttgtatttaagttCCTGATGTTGATCTGTATTATCGTGAACTTACCTATGTTAGTTTGGAGTtcagctttaaaagttttaataacaaaatatgtaGAGTCAAATACTTAtctgttataaaagaaaatatcgCCCTCATATAAATCAGtcgcaaaaaaaatattttcagttttgaaAAAGTCAAAACGCAACTTTTGAAAGTCTATTGTTTCAAAGTCATTATCCATGACAAAAAAGAGAATTAAGTTAAGAATTTTTCAATAGAAttcgattagtaaaaaaatttcattgtacAGAGTATAGAGTACAGACTCcatgaaaatgaaacaaaatttaaaaaaacaaaatttgttttaatgtttaatctTGCGTAGTAATGAATTTGCTTTAGAATTACACAGAAAGGCCATCGAGAAAGCTACCACACTGAATCTTGAGCTGCCTAAGGCACAGCGTAGTTCCACAGCTAATGCTCGTGCTCATTTCTCGCATGGAGCTCAAAGTCGTAATGTAGAACAATTAACTATAGATGTTATCTGGAAGAAAAGTCTCTTCAAAGCCATTGACCACTCAGTTGCAGAACTGCAGCGCCAATTTAACCAACAAGGATTGCATAAAATTGCAAGCACAGAAGTTATTTTATTAGGTTCATGCACATCCACAAGTAATGCACCCACACTAGCCAGCTTGCCACTgcaaagtttacaaaataatgtaGATGTTCCTATGTTGCAGTTACAGCTGCAACTGCTTCCACAGTTGTTTAAGGACAAGTCACCGCCTAAAGATTTACACCAGCTAGCAGTAGCTTTAAAAGACTTTGAACCAAGTACCTGCAGGTTTTTAACATGGTGGAACAGGTAGTTGCGTTGTGTTTATCTGTTCCAATATCCGTAGCTGGTTCTGAAAGGTCCTTCAGTGCATTGAGACGACTTAATACTTGGCTGCAGTCAATGTCACAGAGTTGGCTCACTCACCTTGCTTTAATGcacattaacaaaaattacctAGACAAGGTTGACATTACAGCACTCATATAAGAGTTTGTGGCTAAAACCTGTGAATTTTTATCCATATTTGAGCATTTTTTACAGTAACTGTAATTGTTTTTGGTAGATTTTGTTTTAACCctaatatttgaatataatgatttaaaaaggaTTGCAAATCTGCATTTAGCAGGGTTAAttatgcctaaaaaaaattcagtggAATAACGCCCGCCAAAACACCCTATTCAGGGAGGGGTACCCCTCCCAAAGCCCCACTTATTTCTGCCCCCCTAGTCTTTAAACACTTCCAGCGcctatgtctatatatatatatatatatatatatatatatatatatatatatatatatatatatatatatatatatatatatatatatatatatatatataacatatatatatatatatatatatatatatatatatatatatatatatgtatatatatatatatatatatatatatatatatatatatatatatatatatatatatatgtatatatatatatatatatatatatatatatatatatatataaatatatatatatatatatatatatatatatatatatatacacacatgtatatatatatatatatatatatatatacatatatatatatatatatatatatatatatatatatatatatatatatatatatatatatatatatatatatatttatacatcttcgcttccaacaaggctgcaaacagccactaattagagttggaagttactggaagagatgaagattgtagagcaagataacgattaacggATGACTTAAaggattgcaaattatatgaatcaggaaagcatgatgaaggaagcaaattccaaagagctgatgttcaaggaaaaaaactagacgaataagcgtttttgaagcacttaggaacaatcaaagaaaaaggatgagacttaattgaatgatgagtaacacgagaatgaattttagttgatggcacaagagacgctagctctttagagcagtgcccattatagtatttgcagaaaagtgaaagagaagcaacattacgacgatgtgataatggttggaggttggctgcaagagcagatccaactatgtttaaaatgcgtttttgcaccttgtctaaaagagaaagggcatcattagaagatccgcaccagatatggcaacagtattccatacaaggccggatttgagatttatagagatagaaaatagaatcggaagtaagaaagtgacgagctcgataaagagatgcaacctaagcagatgctaattttgcaactgatttgaaaaaaattgaattttatctgTATtgaagttcaccagccactgtgagctccatgctgtagcagaagtgagattcttttcaagcccaaatgccccctccaagcaatcagagagtgttggtttTCTATCAcaacaagaataaatggtagaaTCAtaagcaaacaatgccaccttagatgtgagaatatctggaagatcgttaatgtaaattaaaaagagtatagggccaaggatagaaccctgaagttataaaaaaagaagaagagtgctgtccatcaaggacaacttctatactacgattggaaagaaaggattcaataatcttaaagatgttgccagatacaccgtaagaagaaagcttatggagaagaccagcatgccaaactttatcaaaagcttttgatatgtcaagagcaatgcccttaacctctccacctttatctatgcatgataaaacctatcagttattactgttagcaaatcagctgtagaacgagaagaccgaaatccatattgatggttagaaagttattagattcaagatgagaaatcaagtgtttgttaattaaagattcaaaaaccttgcttatgataggaagaagactaatgtgacggtagttagacgaatcagattgctctccagaatttttgaaattgagataacagatgccgctttccagcaggctggaaaacaagactctgataagcacttgttgaatagttttgagagtatagacgacagctccggagaacacttctgcaagacaataacaggtatgttgtccgggccacaagctgtagaagagcctaggcaggaaatcactttagatacagaagctggagtgatacgaatgtcaagcaatggatcaacctgtttgttggcaatatcaggtagaacacaactagtggaatcaagagataatattgatgaaaagtttttagcaaacaattcagctttgtctttaggtgaggtgacaaagtctgatccatacaagagaggtggaattaaagatttgcctttattattaatactattaaagattctccagaagttaCAAGAGCCTAATATTTGAGATGAGATACAagatgacctgagaatagcgggctttggcgttagacaaaaccattttacaatggtttctagcagcaataaacagacgtctgttttctggagaattgttttgctgatagatatggaagtaacagtTTCGATTGGCAATCGCAGCAGTGCAGTGTGAAAAAAACCATGGAggagagtgaggcttgacctggaattgttgagagggaacaaaagattccatgccaacctgaatccacgaagttatgtaagatgCGCATTTGTTAACAGGAAAACataagatttctacccaagggccatcacaaagaaaatcacggaaagaatcccagtcagcttaaatgtagttgtaagaggtacgatAATAGGGGGATTCAGGTGATCAAGAATGAGATAtcagttttagagagatcaaactgtgatccgATGCACCGAagggtaaatgtggagaaactgagcactgactaggatcagaaacaagacataagtcaagtagagaaggtaaatgattcgggttgtcaggaaagcgagttggaaagttaactatttgagttagggattgagaaaggcaaaagttgtgggctttaatgcctgcagaatCACTGACACTatagccaagccattcagtgtgatgagcatttaagtcaccgacaacaatatattggctgatggatagagagggcttggtcaatatgatcagaaataacatcaaaaagagtgcagtcatTAGATGAaagagagcaatatagaacaaataGAAAGGCAATAGaatgaagtggtgctaaacgaaagcacatgaaagaatagtctgtggattcaaacctagtttcgcaacaaatgggtgaattcttacgaatgtaaatgcccaggccaagcatgagACCaatggagtctttacgaattaaaggaagataaccatcgaTACTAAGATCGCAAGATGAGACAGCTAAACTCAATTTAGTCTCataaagagcaagtaggtctagtgaactttgcaagagataagactcaacagaaaaaaagttacttcaaagaccacgaatattagtgaatgatagattttgagaacttggtgatgacaatggttttttaagttttatagtttttggacTTTAGTAActtttgaatttgttaaagaaattgaCTCAAACCATAGACAGTACTCGGttcactgtttaatagcccaagcaattgcctcattacaattaataaaccctaagccgtaacaaaagGCTTaaaatgtggccttggcaacgcacaccaaaagtacaaacagggacaccatccatgcgcaacatggcactgttaatacttcaatatttttcagctgttaatggaatcagcctctctgagagctactaCAGAgctcgggaaacctgactaccagctggcctcagaacctTAAAACTGAGTTCTAAAGCTGTACccttattaggagataatagaatgagttgcctagtcataaagacagagacacaagcaaaaccaaTGCATTGATTCAAGAAGATCCAGAATTCAACaataaactggaaacaatgtattaaaaatacatctgcgccagcctaataaatgaagaaggggtgcgaggctggtcaacagatagaatctgtttacacCATAAATaattgcctaggaggccttctacaagacagtagccagatgcatttaacatctgcccaagatgaatatttttatcaagacaccatctctagcctttactcaaccaggagcccttaatatatttatatatatatatatataaatatatatatatatatttatatatatatatatttatttatatatatatacatatatatatacatatatatatatacatatatatacatatatatatatatatatatatatatatatatatataaatatatatatatacataaatatatatatatatataaatatgtatatataaatatatatatatatatttatttatatatatatacatatatatatacatatatatatatacatatatatacatatatatacatatatatatatatatatatatatatatatatatatataaatatatatatatacataaa containing:
- the LOC136071848 gene encoding cholesterol oxidase-like; amino-acid sequence: MGNCTGSQSPYIQYKYTPVGKPINQIKSRYDVIVIGSGYGGAVAASRMARAGKSVCLLEKGREWLPGDFPESMDEAIKEMCLVKYEEKQLLGHPASLYQFNITKDITVMTACGLGGSSLTDEGVSLDCKSKVFYDPVWPQLFREDLTNFNSTDRTHAQEMLRPCPYPDDYPPLKRMNQMRGTINSINIIDVEDIHETFYRTPLNINFTDLPHNHVGYSQPACNGCGNCLAGCNTGAKNTLVTNYIQDAINYGAEIFTNVEVQTIQKDYTSYQWQVEYIITGKENNQPKVVQSSFVFLCAGSLGSTQILMQSKLQGFEVSDQLGKKFNGNGGLLAVSYCSKKESSFATGLRTGMYKKGKLPKGCQQPPGPAVTSFIDIRKKRSGFMLEDLTVPSAFLPPYIVGSAMSCGAVKRPEPFPHGQQWHAMLKNIGKEGIDNTLGLFCITSDEADGEIAYDKEIKRVYVKWNNEHHQRYYYSARTGLEEAINSLGGNVGFSPKWSTQLSSETLTRHPLGGCPMGESGEFGVVNHFGQLFIGNSEDTYDGFYVIDSSIIPCALGVNPMFTITCLAERCMRIIAANEHWNIDYTLGAKPGSKSGKASTGF